From one Acinonyx jubatus isolate Ajub_Pintada_27869175 chromosome B1, VMU_Ajub_asm_v1.0, whole genome shotgun sequence genomic stretch:
- the CABS1 gene encoding calcium-binding and spermatid-specific protein 1: protein MVPFCPMAEDGLPKICSHPPTESSKTATEATILFGDDNTIPKSETTMTSEGDHITSLNDNTLESDFSTTGNKFTSLKEKLKSEDDAESHLIRSSTHLEKEITSLIGTTNSMANDSITENFIPVKIGNISSPSATVSLIDFSTNIAKEDILLDTTGPGNEYVSITSEVSGTLKDGTASIVDTPALPAKKDEPDVNNYSSSVKSNVTAGEAVQITTSSIPEAEISSATEKDFTTIPDIAALTEEKMTEIDLNIPEDDPNAVPKLTDSDEEKFITVFELTTTVERCEDNPEDVLITDEESMDEVNVWMEKDITNEAENHPILLTAVESRYDFVVPVSVDVNLMEDSSITTKDLSENNTMEYVTKDSEPLSRTTSDLDTLSHKDDAFTTEMGVFKLLKEEPDEFLI from the coding sequence ATGGTGCCATTTTGTCCGATGGCTGAAGATGGTTTGCCAAAAATTTGCTCTCATCCTCCAACAGAAAGCAGCAAAACAGCAACTGAAGCAACCATTTTATTTGGGGATGACAACACTATTCCTAAATCAGAAACAACTATGACCTCAGAAGGAGACCACATTACTTCATTAAATGACAATACACTAGAAAGTGATTTTTCAACAACAGGCAACAAGTTTACATCTCtgaaggaaaaactaaaatcAGAAGATGATGCTGAGTCTCATCTTATTAGGTCATCAACCCATCTGGAGAAAGAAATTACTAGTCTGATAGGCACAACAAACTCCATGGCTAATGACTCTATTACTGAAAACTTCATTCCAGTGAAAATTGGTAATATCTCATCACCAAGTGCTACTGTTTCTTTAATAGATTTTTCCACTAACATAGCAAAAGAAGATATTCTCTTGGATACCACTGGCCCAGGGAATGAATATGTCTCTATAACTTCTGAAGTCTCTGGCACACTGAAGGATGGCACCGCTAGCATTGTGGACACCCCTGCCCTTCCAGCTAAGAAGGATGAACCCGATGTTAACAATTACAGTTCCTCAGTTAAATCCAATGTCACTGCTGGTGAGGCTGTCCAGATCACCACCTCGTCTATTCCTGAGGCTGAAATCTCTTCTGCTACTGAAAAAGACTTCACCACTATTCCAGATATAGCTGcccttacagaagagaaaatgactGAAATTGACCTCAACATTCCAGAGGATGACCCCAATGCTGTGCCTAAACTAACAGATTCTGATGAGGAAAAGTTCATCACTGTGTTTGAGCTCACTACCACTGTTGAAAGGTGCGAAGATAACCCAGAAGATGTTCTGATAACTGATGAAGAGTCTATGGATGAAGTCAATGTTTGGATGGAGAAAGATATTACAAATGAAGCAGAGAACCATCCCATTTTGCTTACTGCTGTTGAATCTAGATATGACTTTGTAGTCCCTGTATCAGTAGATGTGAACCTCATGGAAGATTCATCTATTACGACCAAAGATCTGtctgaaaataatacaatggaatatgtaACTAAGGACAGTGAGCCACTTTCAAGAACTACCTCTGATCTAGATACCCTAAGCCACAAGGACGATGCTTTTACAACTGAAATGGGTGTCTTTAAGCTACTGAAGGAAGAACCAGATGAGTTCCTGATTTGA